A genomic stretch from Borrelia hispanica CRI includes:
- a CDS encoding YitT family protein — MKKKKNKWIRIKQKFKFVILKILRKQLKNVFKDPKLIFISTLQIIMGSLLMAISTNILYIPHGLLSGGIAGISLMLHYLLDFNLGLTIFILNIPLFIIGIKFLNITFVIQSWIAMALYSLIVNYSQFLQYKMQLNDMILVSILAGLISGLGLGLIFKAKGSSGGTDIISMIIKEKYSISIGTTNFLFNLAVLLIAATFFNIEIALYTLIASFVTAIMTDKTSTGFGNQKAILIISDKGKEISYLLTNKLKVAATLLEGKGAWAGNDKTIVFIVVPTMRMSRIKYISQKIDPNCFITVINTNEITGGKKIIEENTNKNDIES, encoded by the coding sequence ATGAAGAAAAAAAAGAACAAATGGATTAGAATAAAGCAAAAATTCAAATTTGTTATATTAAAAATATTAAGAAAGCAACTTAAAAATGTCTTTAAAGATCCTAAACTAATATTCATTAGCACATTACAAATAATAATGGGTTCACTCTTAATGGCAATATCCACAAACATTTTATACATACCACATGGGCTCTTAAGTGGCGGAATTGCAGGAATTTCATTAATGTTACACTATCTTTTAGATTTCAATCTAGGGCTTACAATCTTTATATTAAATATTCCATTATTTATTATTGGAATAAAATTTTTAAATATAACTTTTGTAATTCAAAGCTGGATTGCAATGGCTCTATATTCTTTAATAGTCAACTATTCACAATTCTTGCAATACAAAATGCAACTAAATGACATGATACTTGTGTCAATTTTAGCAGGTTTAATATCAGGACTTGGACTTGGCTTAATATTTAAAGCAAAAGGTTCATCGGGCGGTACGGATATAATTTCCATGATAATTAAAGAAAAATATTCAATTAGTATTGGAACTACAAACTTTCTATTTAATCTTGCAGTATTATTAATTGCAGCAACATTTTTTAATATCGAAATTGCTCTTTATACTCTCATAGCTTCATTTGTAACAGCTATAATGACAGACAAAACAAGTACAGGATTTGGAAATCAAAAAGCAATTCTCATAATCTCAGACAAAGGAAAAGAGATATCCTACTTACTTACCAATAAATTAAAAGTAGCAGCCACACTACTTGAAGGTAAAGGAGCTTGGGCTGGCAATGACAAAACCATAGTTTTTATAGTAGTTCCAACAATGCGTATGTCTAGAATAAAATATATTTCTCAAAAAATTGACCCTAACTGCTTTATTACAGTCATTAACACAAATGAAATAACTGGTGGAAAAAAAATTATCGAAGAAAATACAAATAAAAACGACATTGAAAGTTAA